A genomic stretch from Arachis stenosperma cultivar V10309 chromosome 3, arast.V10309.gnm1.PFL2, whole genome shotgun sequence includes:
- the LOC130970690 gene encoding crossover junction endonuclease EME1B-like isoform X1: MISFDPNIVSGELSRAYSKTETTTTPRWRHNHSTAPHRTNTHIMEPIILSDEDDPSTPFPIQSKKRRTEPAPNQTIFLVDDDPTPQKPQLQHGAHSSSTPSFVAETPMSLQFDSEVAIVKCIPTSHSDPNVRVSTCLPNNLSGISQMICLDSDNESENSALRNCDENETRGPALDLPGSGGSRWTSNLIGSGSSAERHSLETMEMHISSGNDTQTENSGDNPSNPTSSQLEENVQKKKRSNVSAKNTGKATGRTKMTKEERSRLMEEKKLQKEQEKLRKAALKAEAAELKKTEKEKQKWEKGKFATNSIVAEIDTMVVESGSIGGHLLTRFYEKGLKYQITSNPIKGSILWHMEVPEQLSQYSTKRIEISYVLLVYEADKFCNLITNDSLWGHLSSIQSHYPSYTVCYLTNRLMAYINKREQEKYKNPDKYSSWRRPPVEEVLAKLATHFTKVHSRQCVDEAELAEHVAGLTTSLASCQFRKKLTRLSVSANGALVPKDSVDRNLIKKSLWLKALVAIPKVQPRFAIAIWKKYPTMKSLLSVYMDPSKSEHEKEFLLKDLTVENLVGGDRRLGEVCSKRVYRILMAQSGSIQTDDIEDGADFFARQS; this comes from the exons ATGATTTCCTTTGATCCAAACATAGTCTCTGGTGAATTATCCCGCGCTTATTCGAAGACAGAAACTACCACAACCCCCCGGTGGCGGCACAACCACAGCACAGCACCGCACCGCACCAACACACACATCATGGAACCCATCATCCTTTCTGACGAAGATGACCCTTCAACGCCGTTTCCGATCCAATCCAAGAAACGCCGAACTGAACCAGCACCTAACCAGACCATTTTCCTCGTCGATGACGACCCGACCCCACAGAAACCCCAGCTGCAACACGGTGCACATTCTTCGTCTACACCTTCGTTCGTCGCCGAGACTCCGATGTCCCTGCAATTCGATTCTGAAGTGGCGATCGTGAAATGCATTCCAACTTCTCATTCCGATCCTAATGTTAGGGTTTCCACTTGCCTGCCCAATAACCTCTCCG GAATTAGTCAAATGATATGTTTGGATTCAGATAACGAGTCGGAAAATTCTGCTTTGcgcaattgtgatgagaatgaAACAAGGGGCCCCGCATTGGATCTTCCTGGTTCAGGAGGTTCAAGATGGACTTCAAATTTGATTGGATCTGGAAGTTCTGCTG AGAGACATTCATTGGAAACTATGGAGATGCACATATCAAGTGGAAATGATACTCAAACTGAAAACTCTGGGGACAATCCTTCAAATCCAACATCTTCTCAATTG GAGGAGAATGtccaaaagaagaaaagatcCAATGTTTCTGCAAAGAACACTGGCAAAGCAACGGGAAGAACAAAGATGACAAAAGAGGAAAGAAGTCGCTTGATGGAGGAAAAGAAACTACAAAAGGAA CAAGAGAAGTTAAGAAAAGCAGCACTTAAAGCTGAAGCTGCAGAACTTAAAAAAACGGAGAAAGAAAAGCAGAAGTGGGAAAAAGGGAAGTTTGCCACAAATTCCATTGTAGCAGAAATTGACACGATGGTAGTTGAATCAGGATCAATTGGAG GACATCTGCTTACTAGATTTTATGAAAAAGGGCTTAAATACCAGATTACATCAAATCCCATCAAAGGGTCAATTTTATGGCATATGGAAGTTCCAGAACAACTTTCACAG TATTCAACTAAAAGAATTGAGATTTCATATGTGTTACTGGTTTATGAAGCTGACAAATTTTGTAACCTCATCACAAATGATTCTCTTTGGGGTCATCTCTCTAGCATTCAAAGTCATTATCCATCCTATACAGTTTGTTATCTCACCAATAGATTGATGGCTTACATTAATAAAAG GGAACAGGAAAAGTACAAGAATCCTGATAAATATAGCAGTTGGAGGCGTCCGCCTGTTGAGGAG GTGCTTGCAAAATTAGCAACTCATTTCACCAAAGTTCATTCCAGGCAGTGTGTGGATGAGGCTGAACTGGCTGAACATGTTGCTGGTTTGACAACCAGCCTGGCATCTTGTCAATTTAG AAAGAAGTTAACTCGATTATCTGTGAGTGCAAATGGAGCCCTTGTTCCAAAGGACAGTGTTGATCGTAATTTAATAAAGAAATCGTTGTG GTTAAAAGCTTTGGTTGCTATCCCCAAGGTTCAGCCTCGATTTGCTATTGCTATTTGGAAGAAATACCCAACCATGAAGTCCTTGTTAAGCGTTTATATGGATCCAAGCAAATCG GAGCATGAGAAGGAGTTTTTACTTAAAGACCTGACAGTAGAAAATCTGGTTGGCGGCGACAGAAGATTAGGTGAGGTTTGTTCAAAGAGAGTGTATAGAATTCTAATGGCGCAAAGCGGAAGCATTCAAACCGACGACATTGAGGATGGTGCTGATTTCTTTGCGCGTCAATCATAA
- the LOC130970690 gene encoding crossover junction endonuclease EME1B-like isoform X2: MEPIILSDEDDPSTPFPIQSKKRRTEPAPNQTIFLVDDDPTPQKPQLQHGAHSSSTPSFVAETPMSLQFDSEVAIVKCIPTSHSDPNVRVSTCLPNNLSGISQMICLDSDNESENSALRNCDENETRGPALDLPGSGGSRWTSNLIGSGSSAERHSLETMEMHISSGNDTQTENSGDNPSNPTSSQLEENVQKKKRSNVSAKNTGKATGRTKMTKEERSRLMEEKKLQKEQEKLRKAALKAEAAELKKTEKEKQKWEKGKFATNSIVAEIDTMVVESGSIGGHLLTRFYEKGLKYQITSNPIKGSILWHMEVPEQLSQYSTKRIEISYVLLVYEADKFCNLITNDSLWGHLSSIQSHYPSYTVCYLTNRLMAYINKREQEKYKNPDKYSSWRRPPVEEVLAKLATHFTKVHSRQCVDEAELAEHVAGLTTSLASCQFRKKLTRLSVSANGALVPKDSVDRNLIKKSLWLKALVAIPKVQPRFAIAIWKKYPTMKSLLSVYMDPSKSEHEKEFLLKDLTVENLVGGDRRLGEVCSKRVYRILMAQSGSIQTDDIEDGADFFARQS, from the exons ATGGAACCCATCATCCTTTCTGACGAAGATGACCCTTCAACGCCGTTTCCGATCCAATCCAAGAAACGCCGAACTGAACCAGCACCTAACCAGACCATTTTCCTCGTCGATGACGACCCGACCCCACAGAAACCCCAGCTGCAACACGGTGCACATTCTTCGTCTACACCTTCGTTCGTCGCCGAGACTCCGATGTCCCTGCAATTCGATTCTGAAGTGGCGATCGTGAAATGCATTCCAACTTCTCATTCCGATCCTAATGTTAGGGTTTCCACTTGCCTGCCCAATAACCTCTCCG GAATTAGTCAAATGATATGTTTGGATTCAGATAACGAGTCGGAAAATTCTGCTTTGcgcaattgtgatgagaatgaAACAAGGGGCCCCGCATTGGATCTTCCTGGTTCAGGAGGTTCAAGATGGACTTCAAATTTGATTGGATCTGGAAGTTCTGCTG AGAGACATTCATTGGAAACTATGGAGATGCACATATCAAGTGGAAATGATACTCAAACTGAAAACTCTGGGGACAATCCTTCAAATCCAACATCTTCTCAATTG GAGGAGAATGtccaaaagaagaaaagatcCAATGTTTCTGCAAAGAACACTGGCAAAGCAACGGGAAGAACAAAGATGACAAAAGAGGAAAGAAGTCGCTTGATGGAGGAAAAGAAACTACAAAAGGAA CAAGAGAAGTTAAGAAAAGCAGCACTTAAAGCTGAAGCTGCAGAACTTAAAAAAACGGAGAAAGAAAAGCAGAAGTGGGAAAAAGGGAAGTTTGCCACAAATTCCATTGTAGCAGAAATTGACACGATGGTAGTTGAATCAGGATCAATTGGAG GACATCTGCTTACTAGATTTTATGAAAAAGGGCTTAAATACCAGATTACATCAAATCCCATCAAAGGGTCAATTTTATGGCATATGGAAGTTCCAGAACAACTTTCACAG TATTCAACTAAAAGAATTGAGATTTCATATGTGTTACTGGTTTATGAAGCTGACAAATTTTGTAACCTCATCACAAATGATTCTCTTTGGGGTCATCTCTCTAGCATTCAAAGTCATTATCCATCCTATACAGTTTGTTATCTCACCAATAGATTGATGGCTTACATTAATAAAAG GGAACAGGAAAAGTACAAGAATCCTGATAAATATAGCAGTTGGAGGCGTCCGCCTGTTGAGGAG GTGCTTGCAAAATTAGCAACTCATTTCACCAAAGTTCATTCCAGGCAGTGTGTGGATGAGGCTGAACTGGCTGAACATGTTGCTGGTTTGACAACCAGCCTGGCATCTTGTCAATTTAG AAAGAAGTTAACTCGATTATCTGTGAGTGCAAATGGAGCCCTTGTTCCAAAGGACAGTGTTGATCGTAATTTAATAAAGAAATCGTTGTG GTTAAAAGCTTTGGTTGCTATCCCCAAGGTTCAGCCTCGATTTGCTATTGCTATTTGGAAGAAATACCCAACCATGAAGTCCTTGTTAAGCGTTTATATGGATCCAAGCAAATCG GAGCATGAGAAGGAGTTTTTACTTAAAGACCTGACAGTAGAAAATCTGGTTGGCGGCGACAGAAGATTAGGTGAGGTTTGTTCAAAGAGAGTGTATAGAATTCTAATGGCGCAAAGCGGAAGCATTCAAACCGACGACATTGAGGATGGTGCTGATTTCTTTGCGCGTCAATCATAA
- the LOC130970690 gene encoding crossover junction endonuclease EME1B-like isoform X3, with product MICLDSDNESENSALRNCDENETRGPALDLPGSGGSRWTSNLIGSGSSAERHSLETMEMHISSGNDTQTENSGDNPSNPTSSQLEENVQKKKRSNVSAKNTGKATGRTKMTKEERSRLMEEKKLQKEQEKLRKAALKAEAAELKKTEKEKQKWEKGKFATNSIVAEIDTMVVESGSIGGHLLTRFYEKGLKYQITSNPIKGSILWHMEVPEQLSQYSTKRIEISYVLLVYEADKFCNLITNDSLWGHLSSIQSHYPSYTVCYLTNRLMAYINKREQEKYKNPDKYSSWRRPPVEEVLAKLATHFTKVHSRQCVDEAELAEHVAGLTTSLASCQFRKKLTRLSVSANGALVPKDSVDRNLIKKSLWLKALVAIPKVQPRFAIAIWKKYPTMKSLLSVYMDPSKSEHEKEFLLKDLTVENLVGGDRRLGEVCSKRVYRILMAQSGSIQTDDIEDGADFFARQS from the exons ATGATATGTTTGGATTCAGATAACGAGTCGGAAAATTCTGCTTTGcgcaattgtgatgagaatgaAACAAGGGGCCCCGCATTGGATCTTCCTGGTTCAGGAGGTTCAAGATGGACTTCAAATTTGATTGGATCTGGAAGTTCTGCTG AGAGACATTCATTGGAAACTATGGAGATGCACATATCAAGTGGAAATGATACTCAAACTGAAAACTCTGGGGACAATCCTTCAAATCCAACATCTTCTCAATTG GAGGAGAATGtccaaaagaagaaaagatcCAATGTTTCTGCAAAGAACACTGGCAAAGCAACGGGAAGAACAAAGATGACAAAAGAGGAAAGAAGTCGCTTGATGGAGGAAAAGAAACTACAAAAGGAA CAAGAGAAGTTAAGAAAAGCAGCACTTAAAGCTGAAGCTGCAGAACTTAAAAAAACGGAGAAAGAAAAGCAGAAGTGGGAAAAAGGGAAGTTTGCCACAAATTCCATTGTAGCAGAAATTGACACGATGGTAGTTGAATCAGGATCAATTGGAG GACATCTGCTTACTAGATTTTATGAAAAAGGGCTTAAATACCAGATTACATCAAATCCCATCAAAGGGTCAATTTTATGGCATATGGAAGTTCCAGAACAACTTTCACAG TATTCAACTAAAAGAATTGAGATTTCATATGTGTTACTGGTTTATGAAGCTGACAAATTTTGTAACCTCATCACAAATGATTCTCTTTGGGGTCATCTCTCTAGCATTCAAAGTCATTATCCATCCTATACAGTTTGTTATCTCACCAATAGATTGATGGCTTACATTAATAAAAG GGAACAGGAAAAGTACAAGAATCCTGATAAATATAGCAGTTGGAGGCGTCCGCCTGTTGAGGAG GTGCTTGCAAAATTAGCAACTCATTTCACCAAAGTTCATTCCAGGCAGTGTGTGGATGAGGCTGAACTGGCTGAACATGTTGCTGGTTTGACAACCAGCCTGGCATCTTGTCAATTTAG AAAGAAGTTAACTCGATTATCTGTGAGTGCAAATGGAGCCCTTGTTCCAAAGGACAGTGTTGATCGTAATTTAATAAAGAAATCGTTGTG GTTAAAAGCTTTGGTTGCTATCCCCAAGGTTCAGCCTCGATTTGCTATTGCTATTTGGAAGAAATACCCAACCATGAAGTCCTTGTTAAGCGTTTATATGGATCCAAGCAAATCG GAGCATGAGAAGGAGTTTTTACTTAAAGACCTGACAGTAGAAAATCTGGTTGGCGGCGACAGAAGATTAGGTGAGGTTTGTTCAAAGAGAGTGTATAGAATTCTAATGGCGCAAAGCGGAAGCATTCAAACCGACGACATTGAGGATGGTGCTGATTTCTTTGCGCGTCAATCATAA